The sequence TGCCGCCGATGCTGGCGTCAGTACCCGCCCCGCTGTTTCCGGGGAGGGTGTCATGACCACTGCTCGGGCTGTCTGCTCCGTTGCGGCCCGCTGATCGCCGGTGCCTTACAGGCCGACGAGCTCCAGCAGACTGTCGCCCACCAGGGCCGGAACACCGAGGAAGACCATTGCGGGTAGGAAGACGAACAGGCTGTCCAGGCCCGCGAACGTGTGGTACAGACTGTCAGCGATCTCCAGAGCGAAGAGATTCTGGACGCCCGCGCTGATTTCGTAGATGCCGGCTTCGAACATCTCCGTCAGGCTGGGAACCAGCGAAGACCAGTCTGTGAACGGCGGGTTGACAGCGAAATCCCCCGCGAAGGCCAGGTAGCCCCCGAAATCCTGGCCCAGCACGCCGCCCACGGCAGCCACCAGGATGTTCTCCGGGATGGCCGGCAAGATATTCGCCACTGCTGGGGTGAAGTTGCCGACCGCGCCGAGCAGGTCCAGGTTGAACAGGTCTGTCAGACCTTGCTGGAAATCGCTGGCAGCCAGTTCGAAGTTGGTTTGCAGGGCCGGGAACAGATCCGCGGCCGCGGCCGCGGAACCGGCGAAGTCGGTGAGCTCGACTGCGGCGGTCGTTAGCTGGACGCCAGCCTGCTGCATGTGGGGGGCAGCGGGGACGGCGGCGATGAGGCCGGCGCTTGCGACGGCGACGGCAACGGCGGCGTGGGCGCGACGAGTGTGTTCCATGGGATCCCCCCGATCAAGTTAACGGAAATATTTTCCCTTTTCAGGACGATAGCGTGAGCTGATGCTGAGCGCAATATAAAATTCAATTGGGTAACGCTCAGGAGCGTCGGCTGGTTGGCGCCCGCTCGCCGGCCCGCACTTCTACACCGTCAACCGTGCCATTGACAAATGGCACGATTGCTGGTGTTGTGTGTGCCGTGACGGATCCGGATGGTTCGACCCTGCCGCCAGTACCCACCCGCGCATCGACGCGCGCCGTGGTTGCGGCCACGTCCACGCGCTGGACGTTGCACGTTCTCAACAACATGATTCCGATGAATCGACCGGGCATCGCGTTCGCGCGCGGACTGATCGCCAGCATTATGGGAACGCTCGGTTCGATGCCGACCGGCACCAGGGTCATGCCGGTGCGCGACGCGGGGGTGCGTGGCGAATGGGTGCTCGGGCCCGGCGTCGAGTTCGGCCGGCGGGCCGGTTACTACGTGCATGGCAGCGGATACGTGCTGTGCTCGACGCGGACTCACCGCAAGCTGGTCGCCAGGCTCTCGGAGGCAACCGGATTGCCGATGTTCTCCGTGGACTACCGGTTGGCTCCCGAGAACCCGTTCCCCGCAGCCGCCGACGACGTCGAGGCCGGCTACCGGTGGTTGCTGGCCCAGGGGCATGCCGCCTCCGACATCGTGATCGGCGCGGACTCCGCGGGGGGTCACCTGACCTGCGACATGTTGCTCGCACACGCCGATGAACCGGGCTTCCAGCCGGCCGGTGTGGTGCTGTTCTCGCCGTTGGTCGACCTCACGCTGAAGCTGGCCGAGCAACAGGAGAAGGTGCGGCGCGACCCCGCGGTGTCGGCGGCCTCAGCCCGCCGACTGGTGCAGCTCTACGTGCGGGACCAAGACCCCGACAACGTGCGCCTCCGGCTCGATTTCGCCCGGGCC is a genomic window of Mycolicibacter heraklionensis containing:
- a CDS encoding alpha/beta hydrolase, which gives rise to MNRPGIAFARGLIASIMGTLGSMPTGTRVMPVRDAGVRGEWVLGPGVEFGRRAGYYVHGSGYVLCSTRTHRKLVARLSEATGLPMFSVDYRLAPENPFPAAADDVEAGYRWLLAQGHAASDIVIGADSAGGHLTCDMLLAHADEPGFQPAGVVLFSPLVDLTLKLAEQQEKVRRDPAVSAASARRLVQLYVRDQDPDNVRLRLDFARADRLPPVLTQVGGFEMLSADARHLDAEIRRNGGVSTLEVWPGMVHVFQALPRLAPEAKPALRRVAAFIAGVYADQRFDELGAVR